cccatTCAGAGATGTGCCCAAATTGATAACCCAGCTCTTCCCCAGCACTTGTTTGagcaggattttgggaaagcTCTTCATGGACTCCTCCTGATTGCCCTGATAAGGGGTTTTGTTGGGCCCTGACAGGATATTGGCTCCGTGTCCACACACGGCACTCAGCCGTGGGAGTCCTGTTCAAACACTCTCTTTTTATGTCAGACATTTCCAAATTCCGTTCCCACTCCCCCGCCACCCCCTGCCTGGGTTTATACATCAACCAGTGCCTGGAGTCCTTATCACTCTGAAGGGCTCTCCTCGCCCTGGAGGGCCATTGTGTGAGTTTTTAAGTCGTGACTCGCAGACATTGAGCAGGGCCGGTTTGGCGAGTTCTGGGCAAACAGGCTCCGCTCTTGATTGGCATTTAAACACAGCAGGTAAGAGTTCAGGCTTCTCTGATatgtgctctgagcagcagcgTGCTCAGCTGGGCAGCACCATCTCACCCAGAGAGCCAAACTCTCCTCCTGCAAGGGGCTCACAGCCCCAGAACCCCGCTGAAGGCTGTCTTGGGTTTGTCCCGCTCatccagccctggccaggcgATGCCTCCCGCCAGCCCAGGCACTCACACAGTCCAGCTTGCTCTTCTTCCACAGGTAGAAGGGGTCAGCCAGCTGCTTGAGGGAGTTCTTCAGGTTCACAGCGATGAGGGCTCCCAGCACGGACTGTGGAGGACAGGGAAAGGTGTCAGCCACACCTGGATGTGCCACGTTTGGCAGTGGATGctttcctgcagcacctgcctgcCTTGGGCCAGCCCCATCACAGGGGTGATGCTGACAAAGCTCCCACTTGCATCTGAGCAGGGTCATTTGGCTGATATTTTCACTATAATTTACAATTTTCTCACTTATATTTGCCCCATCACAAGGGTGATGCTGACAAAGACCTCACCTGGATCTCAGCAGGGTCATTTAGATGATTCTTTCACCACAATTTACACTTATATTTGCTCACTTGTATTTGCCCCATCACAAGAGTGATGCTCACAAAGATCCCACTTGCATCTGAGCAGGGTCAGTTGGATGATTAGTTCACTATAATTTACacttatatattatatataatatataatatataatatataatatatattatatattatatattatatattatatattatattatatatattatatgttatatataaaatatataatatataatatattatatacattatatatattatatattacactTATTTGCTCACTTATATTTGCCCCATTACAAGGGTGATGCTCACAAAGCTTTCACCTGGGTCTGAGCAGGGTCATTTGGATGATTCTTCCACTATAATTTacaattattatatattatatatatatatatatatatatatatatattacactTATTGCTCACTTATATTTGCCCCATCACAAGGGTGATGCTCCAAAGCTCCCACTTGCATCTCAGCAGGGTCATTTGGATGATTCTTTCACCATAATTTACacttattatatatattatatatatattacactTATTTGCTCACTTATATTTGCCCCATCACAAGGGTGCAAGGATGCTCATAAAGATCTCACCTGCATCTGAGCAGGGTCATTTGGATGATTATTTCACCATAATTTACACTTATATTTGCTCCATCACAAGAGTATAAGGATGCTAACAAAGATCTCACCTGCATCTGAGCAGGGTCATTTGGACGATTATTTCACTATAATTTAATTTGCCCCATCACAAGGGTGATGCTGACAAAGCTCTCGCCTGGATCTGAACAGGGCCATTTGGATGCTTCTTTCACCataatttacatttatatttgctcagggaagctgtggctgccccattcctgccccaggccagcttggacagggtttggagcagcctgggacagtgaaaggtgtcactgcccgtggcagggatgaggtttaaggtcccttccaagccaaaccagcCTGGAACTGTGTGACTGATTGTGTGATTCCAGCCAGCAGACAGCTCCCCAGGCCAGGAACAAACTGTCCCGTGCTTCTGTTTgcatcagggtttttttggagccaggctgtgcccgtGTTTGGGTGTGGAGATGGGTGTTGCAATGGCTCAGCCTGCGCAGATGTTTGTGTTACCTTTGGAAGAGGCTCCAGGTAGATTCCCAGGGACAGCATTGTCACCATGACCACCAGAGCCACAAAGAAACTTGCCACCTgcaaagagggaagaaaatcaCTTCTGCAAACAGCAGGGCTTCTCAGAGCTCCCCTGGGTGAGGTCAGGGGCACAACTGGGCACTGCAGCATTTTATGGGAGAGGATGTTTGCCTCTGAAAACAGGCAGGGGGTTTTCAGATCTCACAGATAACCCCAAACTTCCCAGTCCAGAGTGGGGCTGCAGGTTGAGAGCTCTGCTTCTGTGCCCAAATCAGGGCTCAAAATGGGCTTGGGGAGGGAGGAAATTCTGCTTTAACAGCAGCAGCCCGAAGCACTTGTGTGTGAAACTTCTCCAGAGCTGCACGTGTGGCAGCTACAGCACTTTGTGATCCAGAGGGAatgcagagaggagaggaggaggaggaggaggaggaggaggaggaggaagaggaactAACTTGGGATTTGGCTCCTGCCCCATCCACGGCGAGGGTGACAGAGAGGGCACAGCAGATCACATGGATTTTGAAGAAGGATCCAAAGAAgttgctgcagcccagggccagCATTTCCTGTGGAGATGTGGAGAATGAATCAGAAAGGACAGCTGCCCTTCCTGCTGACACACATGGCAAGAGGGCCTGAGGCTGGTTTAtgtggccagggcaggctctgggtTCCTGCAGTGCATCCCAGACTTTTTCCTTCCAGTAAGATCTGGGCCAGGCCCTGGTGCAGCAGGGAAACCTGGAAGCACAATTCCACATAAACACGTTGTCATCTGTTGACACActcagggcagggctccatgtggtATGTGTGGCTGTTGTTGAAAGCTGCCACCGTGCCAGGGATGACAAAAGAGGATTATTTAATGGCCTGCCTCTGTCTCAGAGTATCTGGGTGACACACCAGGAATCCAGGTCTTTCTCTGCTCCCCGAGCAGCGCACGCACCTCAAGCTGCCAAAACACTCAGTCTGGAGGGGGAGcaaggcacagagcccagcctgaagctcctttccctcttccagCCTCTCTCCAGCACACAGGCCGGGGCTCTGCCGTGTCCTTTCGCCCCCTGCATGGCACAAAGCCACGGAGCCTCCTTGGGAGCAGCACGTCTGCTCCGAGCCCGGCACGTCTGAACGTCTTTGCGAGCTCTTCCCTTCACGCCtgacagcaaaggcagcagcccctggctgccccagccccgccaTACCTGGTTGGGGTCCACGTTGTAGCCATGCTTGGCTGCCAGGGTCCTCCCCATGGCCAGGTTGATCACGTAGCCCACGATGGCCAGAGAGAAAGCCGTGCCCACCATGTCCTTCCACTTGCTCACCAGGGGCAGGGTGGGCTCTGGGAACCTGCACTCAGAGCACAGGGGAGAGGTTGTGgcagtgtcgcagacatctttaAGTGAAAATcgttttctttaggattttgtcccttctgagaagctgaagcctcagaaacaaaatgtcaacaatggttgtctgctgctgtggaatgcaacaggtggatctgtgattaaTCTCCTGTAGATGTTCAGATTTAgtgaccactcacggcagagctggctctcgctctctgtccgagccacagatctttgttattcattcttttctattctattcttagctagccttctgaagaaaccttttattctttttagtacagttataatgtaatatatatataccataaaataataaatcaagccttctgaacatagagtcaacattctcatctcttccctcatccaagaacccctgcGAACACCGTCACAAGACGGTGCTGGTTGAAGGGCTGGAGGGTTCAGGGGTGACACAATCCCTGCCCACACTGCAGAGGATGGGGGTGGTTGTGTCACAGGGCATGCTGACACTCCAGGAAGGGGATTCTGGGGTTGCAGGGAAGAGTGAGGTGttttccaggctggaggaggaggaggaggaaggaaaactCTCTGGAAGGTGAGTCAGAGCTGCACAAGCTCTTACCCCATGCTGATTTTCCCCACTATCGGCATCCCGTACTTGTCGGGCATGTTGAAGCTGCCGGAGATTGCGGTGGCCACGatcacctgcagggacagggaatgaagggctgtgagcagggggagctgggctggctccgGGCATTCACCCTGCCACGCTCCCAGAGCTGacagaacaaaaccagcacCACGTttgggctggggaaggtgagGACAGTCCAAGTAGGGGTTATTTCCTTCACCATCAGCATCACCaggatgcagggcagggatgagcaTGGGGCTGGCCCAGTTTGTGACCCCAAACCATGTCACACTCACTGTGTAGGTGCTCTACACGGTGgccctgctgagagcaggggctgtgaggccaggggaggctccagggacagcccaggtgTCACTTACAATGATGATCTCCATCGGGATGGGCATCCGGATCTTCTTCATGTACTTCAGGTTGAGCTCCTTGACAAGGatcaggagcacagagctgacCAGGGCATAGACCAGGGAGGCCAGGTTGGTTTGGGGCAGACCTTTACAAATGTCAATGAATGTCTGAAGGGGAGAGAACAGGAGGAGGGGTCACCGCGAGCCAGACACCCTGGACGACATGGACAGAACAACGGACAGCACTCGTTACCACAATCAACACCCTGAGATGTGAGCAGTGCTAAAAAGGCTCTGCTGAGGggtcagcccccagccctgggcctgGCCTGGTGGTTTAATGCAGTTCTGGCTGCATCAGCACAGGATGCACCCATGCAAGACACAGGAAATCCCAGAAATGGCCAAACCTGCTCAGAAGAAACGTTCCTGCTGCTGACAACTCTGCAAGACTGCTGCTGCAAATCAACACAGCTCACAGCCCCCAGATCCCAGTCCCATTCCATCAATCCTCACTAAAACCACAGGCAGGGCTCAGATAATGCTGCTGGGGaacacagaattcacagaatcacagaatgaacaggttggaagaaaccttcaagatcatccagtccaaacCAGCCtcaacacctcaactaaaccctggtgccacatccaggcttgtTTTAAACACACCCAAGCTCAGATAATCCTGGCTAGggaacacagaatcacagatttaccaggttgaaagagaccttcaagatcatccagtccaacccaaccccaacacctcaactcacccctggcacccagcgccacatccaggctttgttaaactcatccagggatggtgactccaccacctcctcagtCCCTGTGAATTCCCTGAATTCCCTGAATTCACAGActcactgggttggaagagaccttaaagatcatcaaatccatctcagccccaacacctcagctcacccctggcacccagtgccacatccaggctgttTTAAACACATCCAAGCTCAGATAACGCTAGGGAacgcagaatcacagaaccaccaggttggaagagaccttcatGATCatcccagccccaacacctcaactcaaccctggcgCCCAGTCTTGTTTTAAACACCCCCAGGCATGGCAACTCCAGaaccattccagaactttacCACCCTTTCTGTAAGAAACCATTCCCCGACCATCCAACCTacgctgctggggcagggatccccctttccccccacccttccctgctctcctgggcccCGTTTCCCGGgcaggggtgggggggaaggtggctgtgcagagccccCACTTACGTAGACGATAGCTAAGGGCCCGGTGTAAGACGGCACCGTCAAGCCGAAGACGTACTTGAGCACGGAGATGAGGATCTGCAGCCCCGCCGCCGTCATGAAGCCCCTGATGAAGGACTCTGACAGGTAGATGGCCACGAAGCCAAACTGCAGGaagcccaggcacagctggagaggcagaggagaTGTGGTCAGGGCCCGTGTGGGGCAGGGGGATCATCTGGGAGAGCACACACAGGTCTACAACACACAGgggtgtcccagcagggctAAGAGTGCCATTCTTGGGTTGTCCACATGGAGAATTCCACCCCAAGATCAAAAATCTCTACTTTGAGGCATAATCCACCCCGCCTCAGGGCTAAGAGTGCCGTTCTTGGGTTGTCCACATGGAGAATTCCACCACAAgatcaaaaatcccaaaaaatctcTACTTTGAGGCGTCATCCAACCACATTCAGGGCAAAGAGTGCCATTCTTGGATTGTCCACATGGAGAATTCCACCCCAAGATCAAAAATCTCTATTTTGAGCCATCACCCACCTGTATTCAAGGTTGAGTGCCATTCTTGGATGGTCTACATAAAGAATGCCACCCCAAgaccaaaaatcccaaaaaaatctctattttgAGCCATAATCCACCCCCACTCAGGGGTAATGCATTGTCCACATGGAGAATTCCACCCCAAGACCAAAAATCTCTACTTGGAGGCATCATCCAACCACATTCAGGGCTAAGTACCATTCTTGGATTGTCCATATGGAGAATTCGACCCCAAgaccaaaaaatccccaaaaatctctatttttaaGCATCATCCACCTCCAATCAGGGTTGAGCACCATTCCTGGATTGTCCACATGGGGAATTCCACCCCAAgaccaaaaatccccaaaaatccctatTTTGATCCCCCATTCAGGGCGAAGAGTACCATTCATGGATTGTCCACATGCAGAATTCCACCCCAAGACCAAAAATCTCTACTTGGAGGCATCATCCAACCACATTGAGGGTCGAGTGCCATTCTTGGATTGTCTACATAAAGAATTCCACCCCAAGACCAAAAATGCCCAAAAATCTCTACTTTGAGCCATAATCCACCCCCACTCAGGGGTAATGGATTGTCCACATGGAGAATTCCACCCCAAGACCAAAAATGCCCAAAAATCTCTACTTTGAGCCATAATCCACCCCCACTCAGGGGTAATGGATTGTCCACATGGAGAATTCCACCCCAAgaccaaaaaccccccaaaatctctATTCTGAGCCGTCATCCACCCAGAAGTTTGTCCTCTCTGAGCACCTCTGCCAccaccatccctgctccatggaGAGCCTGGctcccaggcacacagcagggcCCTCACCTGTATGACGGCTGTCAGGCAGGCCAGGGTGGCAGAGATCTCCAGCCTGGCCGCCTCCAGGGCCGTGGTGTTCACTCTGCTCTCGTTGCTGGTCTGGTTGAAGTACTGGAAGTCCGACTCCGGGGCCAGCTCGTTGCAGACGTTGCCAACAATGATGCTGATGACAGCGAAGGTCCCTGCGGGCAGCACGGGGAGGTCAGGAGCTCCCTCCGGGCATTCCTGGAAAGCTCCTGGGCTCCACTCGGCCCTTGGCAGGGTCAGGGTCATTTGGGTGACAGAATCGGCGACCCCACAAACCCCCAGGCAGCATTTCCCTGTCCCGAGCAGGCAATTCCTCACCTGGCACCATCTGGTGGATGCCCCCGAGGAAGAAGTAGGGGAGcagggggaagaaggaggagtaGAGGCCGTTGACAGGAGGCAGATTGGCCAGGAGGGCAAAAGCCATCCCTGCAAAACACGAGGAGAATACAgagagctccaggctggagggAGAGCTTGGGGTCACCGGTAAAACACAAATCCCAACTGGGCACCAGCATCGcctgcagagctttgctggAGCTGTCATTCCCTCCTGGACCCCCACTCACCTTGTGGCACCTGGATTGTCCCCGCACTGAGCCCCCCGAGGACGTCGGGCAGGATGTAATCCTTGATTCTGTACCTGGGGAGCCACCCCAGGATGGGGAACAGGCGGAAGAGGGTGAGCCTGAACCTGGAGGCTGAACATCTGGAAGGGAGAtgcaaaaatgaaagcagaattgAAGGGGGGAGaatttgaaaatgaaaggaGAACTGGAAATAAGGAAGGATCTGCCCGGGAATGTCTCAGCCTTTCTCCCTCACCAGATTCTGAGCCCTCTCTTTCCTCtattatttccttccttcttctgagGAATGGAGATAGAATTCCAAGGAACTCATCAGCAGGGTTATTAACCTTTGCTTACAGAATTATTAGCCTTTGTTTAAGGTGGTATTGGTTTCAATCAGACAgctgagaaaaggaaatctcagctggaaaacataataaaataatccACACATGCCTACATCGCCAATTGTGCTTTTCccattattaaaaatacaggGAAACGGGATCCCAAATTCCAAATGCACCCAGTTGTGCTGAAAAAAGAGAcactaatttaattttcttcagccCAATTTGCATTTCTCCCATACCTTTCATCCACCAAACCCCTGAAGAGCACTGTTCCCCAGGATAAAAATGGGATCTGGATTCCCAGTCTAAATTATACCCCTCCAATTCCTGACTAAGTCTGGAATTGGAGAGGTATGATAATATAAGCACTCCCTGTTACCTGAAAAGGTTTCTCAGTTTCTCCCCGACGGGGTAAGCTCTGGTTTTCTTCTCAAACTCCTCATCAAAGAGGCTGACAGAGTAGGCAGCACGTTCGATGGCATAGCGAGGCCTGGCCTGGCTCATCTCTGCAtcatttggatttttaaaaaaaagaaaaaaaaaaaaaaaaaggaaaaaaattaaaaaaaaatagaaatagcaAAGGCAAGAATGCGGCTGGAGTTGGCCCAGAGCGGACACCTCCAGCGTCTGGagccctcccctgctcctccaccctAAATAGTTTCCCCgtggcagagaggcaggtccTGGGAGtggcttctcccagctccaggggctgctgctctcccgGCTCCTCCGAGGTGATGCTGATGAGCAGGCCTGATGAGCGGTGTTAATGAGCGGGGCTAATGAGCGGTGTTAATGAGCGGTGCCGTGCCAAGGGACCCTGGATTGCCCGGCGGTAGGGCAGGGTTAGGGTTAATCCCGAGTTAGGGTTAATCccaggttagggttaggggtgtTAATCccaggttagggttaggggcaTTAATTCCAGGTTAGGGTAAAGGGTGTTAATCCCAGGTTAGGGTTAACCccaggttagggttaggggggTTAATCCCGGGTTATGGTTAATCcctggttagggttaggattaaCCCCAGATCAGGGTTAGGGGGGTTAATCCCGGGTTAGGGATGTTAACCCCAGATCAGGGTTAGGGGTGTTAGTCccaggttagggttagggctgTTAATCCCGGGTTAGGGCTGTTAATcccgggttagggttaggggcaTTAATCcccggttagggttagggtgggtTAATCcccggttagggttagggctgTTAATCcccggttagggttaggggtgtTAATcccgggttagggttaggggtgtTAATcccgggttagggttaggggtgtTAATCcccggttagggttagggctgTTAATCCCGGGTTAGGGCTGTTAATcccgggttagggttaggggtgtTAATCcccggttagggttaggggtgtTAATCccaggttagggttaggggtgtTAATCcccggttagggttagggctgTTAATcccgggttagggttaggggtgtTAATCcccggttagggttagggctgTTAATcccgggttagggttaggggtgtTAATCcccggttagggttagggttaacCCCACATCAGGGGTAGAGCTGTTAATTCCCCGCTCTGGCAGTGCCTTTTTGCCTCGGGCGGGGCTCTTGACCTTTCCCACGGCTCGGTTTCACCACCGAGGCTTTGCCAGGCTGGTTGATACTGGCACAGGGGGTGATTGAGGGCTGCATCCCTGCCGAGGTGTTCCTGCCACGCTGCCCAGCATTCCAGAACCTTCCCGACGCTCCCGGCCGTGGGTGAGAGCCCGGGCTCCTCTAGGAAGTGATGCTCGGGGTGATAACTGCTGCTAACTCATGGGCAGTGATGGAGATGCCCAAACATCCCGGCAGACCTGTCCTGCCCGGTATCTGGGTCTCAGCAAAGGGATGATGAACCCCAGACATCCCTGATTTTCCCGTGCCCAGGAGAGGGGGAATCACCccgggctgggaggggaggatGTGGTCAGATATAAAGCCAGCACCTCGGTAattatttgtgttttggtgTAAATCTAAATGGGTCATTGCCCAACACAGGAGGAGAAGAGGGGGTGGGAAAAGCTGGTGATTCAGGCAGGAGAATGCATCGAGAAGCACCATCCAGGTTGTTGAGAGGTTACAGAGCGATCTGGATGCGCCAGAGCCTCCCCTCCCCTGTCTGGGATGAGCAAAATGTCCTTGCACAGGACTGGAgagagccctggctgtgcctcgGAGTGGGGAACGGGAGGGGATTGCGGAGAGCCGGGCAGGAAGGaaaggatggagcaggagccGAAACTTTGGGGAGAATTTAGGTCAACAGGATCATTATGCAAATAGCAGCTAATGGCTCTGGAAAGGGAGGTCATCAACCCTTTTAGGGATCACAGGGGCCATCAGGAGCGCTCTGCTGTGACACTGCCCCGGCCGTGCGGTGTTTGAGattccagctctgagctgcGCCCACGGGGCTCGGGACCAAAGGGGAAACCCGAACCGGTGCCTGATCCAGTGCCCTCTGCAGGGCACCCCTGCCGCTCCTTTTCCCCTGGAGATtcccctccagcagccaggacaAGCTTTGCCTTCGGATAACAGCTCTGACCAGTCTCCTGGGCTTTTCCCAGTTCCTCATGCCCTCTCTGATAAATAATCATGgttttcccacatttcccaggATCCTGTGGCTATTCCCAGCTTTCctcacagccccacagctctgctcagaatTTCCAGCTCTCCTTGGTGAATATTTTATAAATCCAGACTCAGCTTCTGAGGGCTGACAATCCCACCCCAGTGGGAGATTCCCCTCCAAGAGCCAGGACAAGCTTTGCCTTTGGATAACAGCTCTGACCAGTCTCCTGGGCTTTTCCCAGTTCCTCATGCCCTCTCTGATAAATAATCATGGTTTCCCCACATTTCCCAGGATCCTGTGGCTGTTCCCAGccttcctcccagccccacagctctgctcagaatTTCCAGTTCTCCTTGGTgaatattttgtaaatccagACTCAGCAATAGTTTCTGAGGGCTGATAATCCCTGGTGGTCTCTCTGGTCTCCATCCCTTCTGCCACTGGACAGACCCAAGCAGCCAATTAAATCCCAGCTCTTTAATGAAATTCCCCCGCTGAGTGAAAGTGTTGGcaatcaggggaaaaaaataatcaacagAGCGGGtatagaggggaaaaaatatcccCATGATTAAATTCCATCTTAAACAAACAGGCTCGTGATGTCAGCGTCCCGGACAGAGTCAAGTTCTTGACTTGGCTTATCACAGCCTTGCCCAGATCAAACAGCAGCTGAAACCTCGGAGATTTGGGCAGTGAAGAGCACGAGGAGCTGCTCCTTGAACAAAAGGCAAATCCAGCtgggcctggagctgctgggatgagCCCAAGGCAAGCTGCAGAGCTGGTTTAGAGCAATTCCATGAGTGTGGAGGGGAGAGCGGAGTGCCAGACAGCTGCTGCATTGCAGGGACCAGGTTTTTCCAGATCGCCCATCCAGTTTGAGCGTGGAAATAAAGGACAAAGTGTGGgagaggagctccaggagctcacAAGTGTTCaggctgcccatccctgcagtgaGTGATGCTCAGAAATGTAAGATTTGACCTCATTGGGTACACAAATGGGATGTGATATCAGAGCAAACAAcacctgagagcagagctgctctgctccagcaacGTGATGTGGGTGACCAACACTGTCCCAACATGACATGGGTGTCCCCTGGGTCCAGGCCTGgcggctcccagccctgccaggcccaggccaggctgtgcaTGCCAGGCCCAGACCTTTTCTGCCAGAGTTCATTCTGCAAACACACTCAGGGAGCCCTTATCTGCTGCCCCGTGCTGGTGATAGCTGTGCTTGGGAAGAGGAAAGTCACATTGAGGTTCCTGCCTGGTGTTGATAGGAGCCCCTGGCACGAAGCCACTTTCCTGCACTGACGTAGGCACAGAACAGCAGCTCCAGTCCAAGGAATGAGTCAAAATTTGGTGGCAGAGCCACCTGACCCCTGCCTTAAGCGTGACACAAGGGCCCAAACTGATCCCAGTGCTGGACATGGACAAATATCCCATTCAGCCAGCTGCTTCTTAATTTTAGGGATTAAAAATCAGTGCTGTAGAAATAACACTTCCTCCTTGGCCTGccccctctccatccccctCTCCTTGCACACCCAGCCCTCGGTGCTGTTTGCTTCAGGACTGGGTTCAGAGGTCCAAGCTCTTCCCAAGCCCGTGTGAATCTCCATCCAAAACACCCCCTCCCGGCCCCATTGCCCAAGAAAGGGCCATAAAAGCAGCTCCCCCCtgtcccccagagcagcagagcacaggcacaggtGCAAGGGTTTGCTTGCAACACCAGGACAAGGTCTTGGTCCCATGGCCCTGGACTGGAGCCTTCAGGTGCCAcaggagccctggggctgcGGGGAGAAAGggcccccaggccctgcagggtcagcaGGGGAAacctcagctcctccctgagacctgcctggcacagagctgtgctttgggtgccagctgtgccagtgccagctgtgcctgttccagctgtgccagtgccaggctctgcagccccaggtgctCCCCCTGACTGAACTctcccccacagcagctcccctgtgccCGAGGAGCAGGAGGTTCCTGCTGTCACTCGCTCAG
This region of Ammospiza nelsoni isolate bAmmNel1 chromosome 23, bAmmNel1.pri, whole genome shotgun sequence genomic DNA includes:
- the SLC26A9 gene encoding solute carrier family 26 member 9 translates to MSQARPRYAIERAAYSVSLFDEEFEKKTRAYPVGEKLRNLFRCSASRFRLTLFRLFPILGWLPRYRIKDYILPDVLGGLSAGTIQVPQGMAFALLANLPPVNGLYSSFFPLLPYFFLGGIHQMVPGTFAVISIIVGNVCNELAPESDFQYFNQTSNESRVNTTALEAARLEISATLACLTAVIQLCLGFLQFGFVAIYLSESFIRGFMTAAGLQILISVLKYVFGLTVPSYTGPLAIVYTFIDICKGLPQTNLASLVYALVSSVLLILVKELNLKYMKKIRMPIPMEIIIVIVATAISGSFNMPDKYGMPIVGKISMGFPEPTLPLVSKWKDMVGTAFSLAIVGYVINLAMGRTLAAKHGYNVDPNQEMLALGCSNFFGSFFKIHVICCALSVTLAVDGAGAKSQVASFFVALVVMVTMLSLGIYLEPLPKSVLGALIAVNLKNSLKQLADPFYLWKKSKLDCLVWLVSFLSAFFLSLPYGVAVGVGFSVLVVVFHTQFRNGSALGQVTSTDIYKNPKTYNKVHEVNGIKIITYCSPLYFANSEIFREKIIAKTGVDPGKVYLARRKFVKQQGKGTAQAPAKLPKFLLKENKTLSLQELQKDFESASPTDTNNNQTTANGASISYITFRPPGPGAGPGQSPGDTLSVLPAADTDPVLAAPPYVSFHTIILDMSGVCFVDLMGTKALSKLCSSYQKIGIKVFLANVHAQVYDDISTGGVFEEGGLDPSHIFLTIHDAVLFALASIREFVHPPILEERPTQTELYIYDESVDEGSAEYKNLEEEMFGSMFHSETQTAL